Proteins from a genomic interval of Daphnia pulex isolate KAP4 chromosome 4, ASM2113471v1:
- the LOC124192235 gene encoding uncharacterized protein LOC124192235 gives MKYEYGFLATKNLHKAVEFDIDVLFDLVLGCPSKPCCLQTKQIALLRQLSKMGNLFCSQEGFSWNAQIALTMISFNDTQLSKKFCSPLEIIPDEKQINVLGRKLVNYLIVKLRESLNQTHQIPPDYSSSSFNVAKLLMEDMINILVDCILVTE, from the exons ATGAAATACG AGTATGGATTTTTAGCAACCAAAAATTTACACAAAGCTGTGGAATTCGATATCGACGTTCTCTTCGATTTGGTCCTTGGTTGTCCTTCCAAACCATGCTGTTTGCAGACTAAGCAGATCGCCCTTCTCAGACAACTCTCCAAGATGGGGAATTTATTTTGCAGCCAAGAAGGATTCAGCTGGAATGCACAAATAGCACTGACGATGATCTCCTTCAACGACACgcaattatcgaaaaaattttgttctcCTCTGGAGATTATACctgatgaaaaacaaatcaacgtGTTAGGTCGGAAACTAGTCAATTATTTGATTGTGAAACTTAGAGAAAGTTTGAACCAAACTCATCAGATTCCTCCAGATTATTCGTCTTCAAGTTTTAATGTTGCAAAGTTATTAATGGAAGATATGATCAATATACTTGTAGATTGCATTTTGGTAActgaataa
- the LOC124191927 gene encoding peptidyl-prolyl cis-trans isomerase E-like: MSSNNAKRNIYVGGLPDEADESVVRAAFIPFGEIVNIEIPPDYENHEKHRGFSFIEYELAEDAAAAIDNMNDSELFGKTITVNIARPRKIKEGYSRPVWSEDSWLQKYAGKTEENKNPVEENNKESTEGKDNVSESETKSAVSKKPRGNPQVYMDLKAGKINLGRIIILLRADVAPKTSENFLALCTHEKGYGFMNSSFHRIIPGFMCQGGDFTNGDGTGGRSIFGGNGKFEDENFTLKHNGPGILSMANSGPNSNGSQFFLTLDKAEWLDNKHVVFGQLLAGLDVLRKVEKYGTKSGKPTDKVIMSACGELL; encoded by the exons ATGTCATCTAACAATGCCAAGCGAAACATCTATGTCG GTGGCCTTCCTGATGAGGCAGATGAATCAGTAGTGCGTGCAGCCTTTATTCCTTTCGGAGAAATTGTTAATATAGAAATACCTCCAGATTATGAAAATCATGAAAAACATAGAGGTTTCTCTTTTATTGAGTATGAACTAGCTGAAGATGCTGCTGCCGCAATTGATAACATG AATGATTCTGAGTTGTTTGGCAAAACAATTACTGTAAACATTGCAAGACCTCGGAAAATTAAGGAAGGATATTCTAGACCAGTTTGGTCAGAGGATTCTTGGTTGCAAAAATATGCTGGaaagacagaagaaaataaaaatccagtGGAGGAAAACAATAAGGAATCAACTGAAGGGAAAGACAATGTTTCTGAATCTGAAACTAAGTCAGCAGtttctaaaaagcctcgcGGCAACCCTCAAGTGTACATGGATCTTAAAGctggaaaaatcaatttgggcagaataattattttattgagaGCTGATGTCGCCCCTAAAACATCTGAAAATTTTCTTGCTCTCTGCACTCATGAAAAAGGTTATGGATTCATGAATTCCAGTTTTCATCGTATTATTCCAGGATTT ATGTGTCAAGGTGGTGATTTTACTAACGGTGATGGAACCGGTGGTCGATCAATTTTCGGTGGAAACGGGAAATTCGAAGACGAAAATTTTACGTTGAAGCACAACGGTCCTGGTATTCTGTCTATGGCGAATTCAGGCCCAAATTCAAATGGATCCCAATTTTTTCTAACCCTTGACAAAGCAGAATG GTTGGATAACAAGCACGTCGTATTTGGTCAACTTCTTGCCGGCCTAGATGTTTTACGTAAAGTGGAGAAGTACGGAACAAAGTCTGGTAAACCGACTGACAAAGTCATTATGTCCGCCTGTGGAGAACTATTGTAA
- the LOC124191929 gene encoding uncharacterized protein LOC124191929, translating into MYRELIMIKGLFLTWLLLASALSDPSPEPFNPNYNRFRQKIPRIGRRGEGIIAEYMNSESFPHEGSLSNFFLKASKAVPRLGRRKDISTESGRAAMVGEEPFGRISNEIPIMNQKQDLWPNMNINELTGALNKELNYPGPRIPKDLQDNYIQDLIHSWINQYENLNEN; encoded by the exons ATGTATCGAGAGCTAATAATGATAAAag GACTGTTTTTAACGTGGCTACTGCTGGCGTCTGCCTTATCAGATCCCAGCCCGGAACCGTTTAATCCGAATTATAATAGGTTTCGACAAAAGATTCCTCGAATCGGCCGACGAGGTGAAGGAATCATCGCTGAATACATGAATTCAGAATCTTTTCCTCACGAAGGAAGTCtctctaatttttttctgaaggcATCAAAGGCGGTTCCTCGTTTGGGTAGGCGCAAGGATATTTCCACGGAG TCTGGTCGGGCGGCAATGGTTGGGGAGGAACCTTTTGGCCGTATATCCAATGAAATTCCCATTATGAATCAGAAGCAAGATTTGTGGCCTAATATGAATATTA ATGAACTAACAGGCGCATTAAATAAAGAATTGAATTATCCGGGACCGCGGATACCCAAAGACCTGCAAGACAATTACATCCAAGATTTGATTCATAGCTGGATCAATCAATATGAAAATCTCAACGAAAATTAA
- the LOC124191928 gene encoding charged multivesicular body protein 2a-like, producing the protein MEWLFGKRLTPEEMLRRNQRSLNKAIRDLDRERMKMEQQEKKIIADIKKMAKDNQMDAVKIMALDLVRTRRYVKKFILMRANIQAVSLKIQTLKSQNAMAEAMKGVTKAMQSMNKQLKLPQIQKIMQEFEKQSEIMDMKEEMMSDAIDDAMGDEADEEESDAVVSQVLDELGLQLTDQLTGLPIASGSLASTTGIAAKGGPQAAAAAAGGTIDADADLQARLNNLRRE; encoded by the exons ATGGAATGGCTATTCGGTAAACGCCTTACTCCAGAGGAGATGCTCCGTCGAAACCAAAGGTCTTTGAACAAAGCTATTCGGGATTTggacagagaaagaatgaagatggaacaacaggaaaaaaaaattatagcggacattaaaaaaatggctaAAGATAATCAAATG gatGCTGTTAAAATCATGGCCTTAGATTTGGTGAGGACACGACGTTATgtcaagaaatttattttgatgagaGCCAACATTCAGGCAGTCTCTTTGAAGATTCAAACACTGAAATCACAAAATGCTATGGCGGAAGCCATGAAAGGAGTTACCAAAGCAATGCAGAGCATGAACAA GCAATTAAAACTGCCAcagattcaaaaaataatgcaggagtttgaaaaacaatcagAGATAATGgatatgaaagaagaaatgatgagTGATGCGATTGATGATGCGATGGGCGACGAAGCGGATGAGGAAGAAAG TGACGCGGTCGTATCACAGGTCTTGGATGAACTTGGTCTTCAGTTAACTGATCAGTTAACTGGTTTACCAATCGCTTCCGGTTCATTGGCTTCAACTACTGGTATTGCCGCCAAAGGGGGTCCAcaagctgcagctgctgcggCAGGAGGTACAATCGATGCTGATGCGGATTTACAGGCTAGGTTGAACAACCTACGCCGCGAATGA
- the LOC124191925 gene encoding peroxisomal membrane protein PEX16-like, producing MSASKFSCLDDYKKWVITNPERLSQLETTGRFISYLIAGRIKTSPAFSELLYSASNIIIFLNDQILLSATRQKEIGRLIKTNLEKFRVLFTILEYLQVFLEITATKIWGSHGKWTAITIIQSIKCLWRIVLLSQKSGLATSRSIPPLNRKKLKQNNLSDWKTGSDERHNSLTFSLKSGRVIRQVNGAPHINKRNWKLPVSHSFEINDSTKTKLEGYSLLGEVLYTLKPLCHLAAMSRFGTKSWIPTSLAFVTDIVSITLVKSSQLSSSDAKEIQRRQLTLLMYLLRSPIYDRFSRNVILQILTSLRKIPLIGVLPHQILQYMLFWQNVYFYTWD from the exons ATGTCCGCTTCAAAATTTAGTTGTTTGGATGATTATAAAAAATGGGTCATTACAAATCCTGAAAGGCTGTCACAATTGGAAACAACTGGACGCTTCATTTCGTATCTAATAGcag GTCGAATAAAGACATCACCAGCATTTTCAGAGTTGCTCTACTCGGCTTCGAATATAATCA TATTTTTGAATGACCAAATTCTACTAAGTGCAACACGACAGAAAGAAATAGGAAGATTGATTAAAACaaacttggaaaaatttaGAGTATTGTTTACAATATTGGAATATCTTCAAGTTTTTTTGGAGATCACAGCAACAAAAATTTGGGGTTCACATGGAAAATGGACTGCCATAACTATTATTCAGTCAATCAA ATGTTTATGgcgaattgttttgttgtcccAGAAAAGTGGATTGGCAACATCTCGCTCAATTCCACCTCTCAACAGgaaaaaacttaaacaaaacaacttgtCTGATTGGAAAACTGGTTCAGATGAAAGACACAACAGTCTTACGTTCTCTCTAAAGTCTGGACGAGTAATTCGGCAAGTGAACGGGGCACCTCATATTAATAAGCGGAATTGGAAGCTCCCCGTTTCCcattcatttgaaatcaatgattcaacaaaaaccaaacttGAAGGATATTCTTTATTGGGAGAA GTACTCTACACGTTAAAACCTCTCTGCCATCTGGCTGCAATGAGCCGGTTTGGAACAAAGTCATGGATTCCTACATCTTTAGCATTCGTTACCGATATCGTTAGTATAACGCTCGTAAAATCCAGCCAGTTAAGTAGCAGTgatgcaaaagaaattcaacGACGCCAGCTAACTTTACTTATGTACCTTCTTCGTTCGCCAATCTACGACCGATTTAGCCGAAATGTGATTTTACAGATTTTGACTTCTctaagaaaaataccattaatCGGAGTTTTGCCCCATCAAATTCTTCAGTACATGTTGTTCTGGCAAAATGTATACTTTTACACTTGGGATTAA
- the LOC124192157 gene encoding uncharacterized protein LOC124192157, with the protein MSNFQDFLFHGIPKFCRKEFETLHFYNCPSTGVDKRRLFEAVSLRREGTEAHIGFGKKLLFCDKITVNPLKVDKLGDIPIPVSVQDIERLKEISKVGYCGKGYNRVLDCSKKFALQIDASKLASTISDDLSLTSMVMHHLDLPSELMNVQAKLDQLILYESGGHYQCVLESGKEYGSFGTMILQLPVEGGHEGGRFNVEYQGKELLFENEEDSDRSFYTCVFYENCKHSMEPVKCGARLTLQFNLVWSNAKIVIPQDFPFFLTALKEIKETLSSWMSDGSADPQIKNMTNMTISKESHAVSNTEAIVIDDVLHFVLEEKYDAKDFGFRRLRGKDRELAQLFQCCCFLDVHLAVVTQTVATIRAVRDWHSPLLRHLCRCQNYKKIKSSTKISRWLDSEDVPRKLSCDFNLEKHGVGLRRKLPTSNSIENYLEDERLECGEDCYGNFNTISSKKYIQHFILVIWPKRESFRMYCRHGLDALLKELEFKSSSRWLEDSVQKATEDLGKMITLCSSDPWLTIWNQTALREGELTERLLRLCIDLQAREEGLALLKVLSLDFQIPQEERTSDCQEIFEGIKTEQVAEAIVEFECRVTGWNDCADAIEKILSPNRIFQQLVPVMKMARSFLNVDCSEGAKLVGDCISSAFSGIDKSQALRMEKADIHDCMELIILLEADPKTANQERQTSVASFFSKLEFSMQCDLVLKLEARTRPQSHNSESRKMMFQALCKALTYCELGSPLIKENDVVDLIFCYSRIGNGEWLQSFLSNVVRAQVTSEKSNDLPTKTLLQKVISSPRILQLDLSSDLGESLMKVLVDSQLTLNIHQLTTILIDVWYDTSPIFLRRLPSTVTIISHFCSVIILRLKKNTTEMLSQRRILEVIKICIELGNASLTKSLLKQVCAKISTWGNREKYSLFVDLIFVSDVWGALSSKSKLITMQTFSSLVPTLIMGMCRPCPVSKSPIRIEVLFNCINFFFLIELNGFEIEPKINAQTFEPLIAKLPVSLLMELVLQLYKSEAKKSQNIKTLPVCFNFYRDTSRLFFTLEFVPLVSSRTATPILDCLLWLEDEQCWQSFALSVSAASPSFFLRVFLEDLAIQRALKDSCPAVAAFLLIVDNWSLKSAFWKEPLFSWNQPKAVLPDHPEVEAFLHSSLKSMTYKKFTRIAEARDFAKYLSYNFSVSVVTSASGKQSQCIITKTRKQYERTKRLYFNRKAQMVELVKECLGQANLKAKPLRRQPRVFVRNLW; encoded by the exons ATGtcaaattttcaagatttcttatttcatgGAATACCTAAATTCTGCAGGAAAGAGTTCGAAACACTTCATTTTTACAACTGCCCAAGCACTGGTGTTGATAAAAGACGCCTGTTTGAAGCTGTAAGTTTAAGAAGAGAAGGTACTGAAGCTCACATtggatttggaaaaaaactgtTGTTTTGTGACAAAATTACTGTGAATCCTTTAAAAGTTGACAAACTTGGAGACATTCCAATTCCAGTTTCTGTTCAG GATATTGAAAGGCTTAAAGAAATATCTAAAGTAGGATATTGTGGAAAAGGATACAACAGGGTTTTGGACTGCTCTAAAAAATTCGCCTTACAAATAGATGCCTCAAAACTTGCCTCAACAATTTCTGATGACCTTAGCTTGACATCTATGGTTATGCATCATCTAGACCTGCCTTCTGAGTTGATGAATGTTCAAGCAAAACTTGATCAGTTGATCTTGTATGAGTCTGGTGGTCATTACCAGTGTGTCTTGGAATCAGGGAAAGAATATG gttcgTTCGGTACTATGATTCTTCAATTACCAGTGGAAGGTGGTCATGAAGGTGGACGTTTCAACGTGGAATATCAAGGAAAAGAATTATTGTTCGAAAATGAGGAGGACAGCGATCGAAGTTTTTATACTTGCGTATTTTACGAAAACTGTAAACATTCAATGGAACCCGTAAAATGCGGGGCAAGATTAACACTTCAATTCAACCTTGTTTGGTCTAATGCCAAGATTGTCATTCCAcaagatttccctttttttctcaccgCCCTTAAGGAGATAAAAGAAACGCTCTCATCTTGGATGTCCGATGGAAGTGCCGACCCCCAAATCAAGAACATGACAAATATGACTATATCGAAAGAATCACATGCAGTATCCAATACGGAAGCCATCGTCATCGACGACGTTTTGCATTTTGTTCTCGAAGAGAAATATGACGCAAAAGACTTTGGATTTCGTCGACTTCGTGGAAAAGACCGGGAGTTGGCTCAGCTTTTtcagtgttgttgttttcttgacGTGCATTTAGCAGTCGTTACACAAACTGTTGCAACTATTCGTGCTGTAAGGGATTGGCACAGTCCCCTTTTACGCCATTTGTGCAGATGCCAGAAttacaagaaaatcaaatcttctACAAAAATTTCGCGATGGTTGGACTCGGAGGATGTGCCCAGAAAGTTAAGTTGTGATTTTAATCTGGAGAAGCATGGTGTTGGACTTCGTCGGAAACTTCCAACATCAAACAGCATTGAAAATTACTTGGAAGATGAACGTCTTGAGTGTGGTGAAGATTGCTATGGAAATTTCAACACCATCTCTAGCAAAAAGTACATCCAGCActtcattttggttatttgGCCTAAGCGTGAATCGTTTCGGATGTATTGTCGCCATGGCCTTGATGCGCTCCTGAAAGAATTGGAATTTAAAAGTTCATCTAGATGGCTTGAAGATAGCGTGCAAAAGGCCACTGAAGATTTAGGAAAGATGATTACACTCTGTTCTTCTGATCCTTGGCTTACTATATGGAACCAAACAGCATTAAGAGAAGGCGAATTGACAGAAAGATTACTCCGTCTTTGTATCGACTTGCAAGCGCGCGAAGAAGGCCTTGCTCTCTTAAAAGTTTTAAGTTTAGACTTCCAGATACCACAAGAAGAACGAACCAGCGACTGTCAAGAAATTTTCGAAGGAATCAAAACTGAACAAGTTGCCGAGGCGATCGTTGAATTCGAGTGTCGAGTCACTG GGTGGAATGACTGCGCCGATGCCATTGAGAAAATTCTTTCTCCTAATCGAATCTTCCAACAGCTTGTACCTGTAATGAAAATGGCTCGATCCTTCTTGAATGTCGATTGCTCAGAAGGAGCCAAATTAGTTGGCGACTGCATTTCTTCCGCATTCAGCGGCATCGACAAATCGCAAGCCCTGAGGATGGAAAAGGCTGATATTCATGATTGTATGGAGTTGATCATTTTACTGGAAGCAGATCCCAAAACTGCCAATCAAGAAAGACAGACGTCGGTagcatcttttttctccaaattggaattttcaatGCAGTGCGACCTGGTGCTAAAGTTGGAAGCTCGAACTCGCCCGCAATCCCACAATTCGGAATCTCGCAAAATGATGTTCCAGGCCTTATGCAAAGCTCTGACCTATTGTGAGCTTGGTTCTCCCCTTATCAAGGAGAACGATGTAGTTGACTTGATTTTCTGTTACTCCCGCATTGGAAATGGAGAATGGCTTCAATCTTTCCTATCCAACGTCGTCCGCGCTCAAGTCACCTCTGAGAAGAGTAACGATCTTCCTACGAAAACATTATTGCAAAAAGTTATTTCATCTCCTCGAATATTGCAGCTAGATCTTTCGTCTGACCTAGGCGAGTCTTTGATGAAAGTGCTTGTTGATAGCCAGTTAACCTTGAATATTCATCAGTTAACCACCATCTTGATTGATGTTTGGTATGATACCAGCCCCATATTTTTGAGAAGGCTTCCTTCCACCGTCACgattatttctcatttttgctCTGTCATCATTTTGcgattgaagaaaaacacaacCGAAATGCTCAGCCAGCGAAGAATTCTGGAGGTGATCAAGATTTGTATTGAGTTGGGTAACGCATCATTAACAAAATCTTTACTCAAGCAAGTATGTGCCAAAATAAGTACTTGGGGCAATCGAGAAAAGTACAGTTTGTTTGTTGacctaatttttgtttcggaCGTGTGGGGAGCATTGAGTTCCAAATCGAAGCTGATCACCATGCAAACCTTTAGTTCACTTGTACCAACTTTGATCATGGGAATGTGTCGTCCTTGTCCCGTTTCCAAATCACCAATACGGATCGAAGTCCTCTTCAAttgcataaatttttttttcttaatcgaATTGAACGGATTTGAAATTGAACCGAAGATCAACGCCCAAACCTTTGAACCGTTAATTGCCAAACTACCAGTTTCATTGCTCATGGAACTTGTTTTGCAGCTCTACAAATCGGAAgccaaaaaaagtcaaaatattaAGACACTTCCCGTCTGCTTCAATTTCTATCGCGACACATCAAGGCTCTTCTTTACATTGGAATTTGTACCGCTTGTATCTTCAAGGACAGCAACCCCAATTTTGGACTGCCTCTTGTGGCTGGAAGATGAACAGTGTTGGCAATCATTTGCCCTGAGTGTTTCCGCAGCCtccccatctttttttctgcgGGTCTTCTTGGAAGATCTTGCTATCCAGCGAGCTCTTAAAGATTCTTGTCCCGCTGTAGCTGCTTTCCTACTCATCGTGGATAACTGGTCACTCAAATCAGCGTTTTGGAAGGAACCGCTATTTAGCTGGAACCAGCCTAAAGCTGTTCTGCCGGATCATCCTGAAGTGGAGGCTTTTCTTCATTCGTCACTAAAGTCCATGACCTACAAGAAATTTACTCGAATCGCTGAGGCTCGTGATTTCGCCAAGTACCTGTCTTACAACTTTAGTGTTTCGGTTGTTACGTCTGCAAGTGGAAAACAGTCGCAATGCATCATTACGAAAACCCGTAAACAGTACGAACGGACCAAGAGACTGTATTTCAACAGAAAAGCACAAATGGTAGAATTGGTGAAGGAATGCCTTGGTCAAGCAAATTTGAAAGCAAAACCACTGCGCCGTCAGCCGCGCGTTTTTGTCCGTAACCTCTGGTAA
- the LOC124192219 gene encoding kelch domain-containing protein 2-like isoform X2 codes for MYDGVDHKLLRVGHVALEVQRFNGQLLLVWGGYMQNPTENTVEQKYHDPSEILLFDPVIAKWTTESTKGHIPPANSGACGVVVGDLLFIYGGYFGDPDLEGNSNNIYQLNLFTWIWTRLEPDSTRCKPLHRDKLIGWAYNNRVFFFGGFGTPPADGDRNADQYEYVPDRSHQWYMGRGWNNQLIAYNIDGNKWERPETNGQTPSPRAALAGFQCRSRVYVFGGRLQGARLNDLYVLDLMSMSWSENLNTGKFFPCGRSWHSFTYIGSSKAILYGGLSAEGEVMGDCWIYDIDRNCWTEMPLKVSDKRLWHQSVKIDSDWIVIGGVRNNIHNNQQDGTIYADNLLSVSVTPKTLLRCCVEFIAGYFDNDRLIVSLLPKHLQELINARSQNSEFANILKTNS; via the exons ATGTATGATGGTGTTGATCATAAGCTTCTGAGAGTTGGTCATGTAGCTTTGGAGGTTCAAAGATTCAATGGGCAGTTATTGCTTGTATGGGGTGGTTACATG CAAAACCCTACTGAAAACACAGTTGAACAAAAATACCATGATCCAAGTGAAATCCTATTGTTTGATCCTGTGATTGCAAAATG GACAACAGAATCAACCAAGGGTCACATACCTCCTGCAAATTCTGGTGCTTGtggagttgttgttggggaTCTTTTGTTCATTTATGGAG gatattttGGAGACCCTGATCTTGAAGgaaatagtaataatatttatcagCTCAATCTGTTTACCTGGATTTGGACAAGGCTAGAACCTGATTCAACAAGATGCAAACCACTTCATCGCGACAAGCTAATTGGTTGGGCTTACAATAACAG ggttttcttttttggaggATTTGGTACCCCTCCTGCGGACGGTGATCGCAATGCTGATCAATACGAATACGTTCCTGATAGAAGCCATCAGTGGTATATGGGAAGAGGATGGAATAATCAGTTAATTGCATACAATATTGACGGCAACAAATGGGAGAGGCCAGAAACGAATGGACAGACTCCTAGTCCTCGTGCAGCTTTAGCTGGATTTCAATGCCGATCTCGTGTCTATGTATTCGGCGGGAGACTTCAAGGAGCACGGTTAAATGATTTGTACGTTCTAGACTTAATGTCTATGTCGTGGAGCGAAAA TTTAAATACAGGCAAGTTCTTCCCGTGTGGTCGATCGTGGCATTCTTTCACGTATATTGGATCATCCAAAGCAATTTTATACGGTGGTCTGTCAGCGGAAGGAGAAGTAATGG GAGATTGTTGGATATACGATATAGATCGCAATTGTTGGACGGAAATGCCTTTAAAGGTATCCGATAAACGACTGTGGCACCAAAGTGTTAAAATCGATAGCGATTGGATCGTCATAGGAGGAGTTAGGAATAACATACACAACAACCAGCAAGACGGCACA ATATATGCTGATAATCTGTTGTCGGTGTCTGTCACTCCTAAAACTCTTCTAAG ATGCTGTGTGGAATTTATTGCTGGATACTTTGATAACGACAGGCTAATTGTTTCTCTGCTACCGAAACATTTACAAGAATTGATCAACGCTCGAAGTCAGAATTCGGAGTTcgcaaatattttgaaaactaaTAGTTAA
- the LOC124192219 gene encoding kelch domain-containing protein 2-like isoform X1 — MYDGVDHKLLRVGHVALEVQRFNGQLLLVWGGYMQNPTENTVEQKYHDPSEILLFDPVIAKWTTESTKGHIPPANSGACGVVVGDLLFIYGGYFGDPDLEGNSNNIYQLNLFTWIWTRLEPDSTRCKPLHRDKLIGWAYNNRVFFFGGFGTPPADGDRNADQYEYVPDRSHQWYMGRGWNNQLIAYNIDGNKWERPETNGQTPSPRAALAGFQCRSRVYVFGGRLQGARLNDLYVLDLMSMSWSENLNTGKFFPCGRSWHSFTYIGSSKAILYGGLSAEGEVMGDCWIYDIDRNCWTEMPLKVSDKRLWHQSVKIDSDWIVIGGVRNNIHNNQQDGTVLQIYADNLLSVSVTPKTLLRCCVEFIAGYFDNDRLIVSLLPKHLQELINARSQNSEFANILKTNS, encoded by the exons ATGTATGATGGTGTTGATCATAAGCTTCTGAGAGTTGGTCATGTAGCTTTGGAGGTTCAAAGATTCAATGGGCAGTTATTGCTTGTATGGGGTGGTTACATG CAAAACCCTACTGAAAACACAGTTGAACAAAAATACCATGATCCAAGTGAAATCCTATTGTTTGATCCTGTGATTGCAAAATG GACAACAGAATCAACCAAGGGTCACATACCTCCTGCAAATTCTGGTGCTTGtggagttgttgttggggaTCTTTTGTTCATTTATGGAG gatattttGGAGACCCTGATCTTGAAGgaaatagtaataatatttatcagCTCAATCTGTTTACCTGGATTTGGACAAGGCTAGAACCTGATTCAACAAGATGCAAACCACTTCATCGCGACAAGCTAATTGGTTGGGCTTACAATAACAG ggttttcttttttggaggATTTGGTACCCCTCCTGCGGACGGTGATCGCAATGCTGATCAATACGAATACGTTCCTGATAGAAGCCATCAGTGGTATATGGGAAGAGGATGGAATAATCAGTTAATTGCATACAATATTGACGGCAACAAATGGGAGAGGCCAGAAACGAATGGACAGACTCCTAGTCCTCGTGCAGCTTTAGCTGGATTTCAATGCCGATCTCGTGTCTATGTATTCGGCGGGAGACTTCAAGGAGCACGGTTAAATGATTTGTACGTTCTAGACTTAATGTCTATGTCGTGGAGCGAAAA TTTAAATACAGGCAAGTTCTTCCCGTGTGGTCGATCGTGGCATTCTTTCACGTATATTGGATCATCCAAAGCAATTTTATACGGTGGTCTGTCAGCGGAAGGAGAAGTAATGG GAGATTGTTGGATATACGATATAGATCGCAATTGTTGGACGGAAATGCCTTTAAAGGTATCCGATAAACGACTGTGGCACCAAAGTGTTAAAATCGATAGCGATTGGATCGTCATAGGAGGAGTTAGGAATAACATACACAACAACCAGCAAGACGGCACA GTCTTACAGATATATGCTGATAATCTGTTGTCGGTGTCTGTCACTCCTAAAACTCTTCTAAG ATGCTGTGTGGAATTTATTGCTGGATACTTTGATAACGACAGGCTAATTGTTTCTCTGCTACCGAAACATTTACAAGAATTGATCAACGCTCGAAGTCAGAATTCGGAGTTcgcaaatattttgaaaactaaTAGTTAA